From a region of the Pseudomonadaceae bacterium SI-3 genome:
- a CDS encoding TetR family transcriptional regulator, which produces MDKTRKRLVDAALTLFVSQGVHITGVVAIAALAGVTKMTLYSHFPSKDALIVACLEERDRRWREEVVSTLAKHAEPISGMLAFFDLYERFLMHDSGRGCVFVNSAAEFPSCSHPVRLAVSRHKQGIRDNLAALAIKAGVSDPTSVVDGLFILLEGSFVSGAMGETTKQFDTARRMALCWITAQREQEQSA; this is translated from the coding sequence ATGGATAAAACCCGTAAGCGCCTGGTTGATGCCGCGCTAACTCTCTTTGTGTCGCAGGGCGTGCACATTACCGGTGTGGTGGCGATCGCAGCGTTGGCGGGCGTGACCAAAATGACGCTATACAGTCATTTCCCTTCCAAGGATGCGCTGATCGTGGCGTGCCTTGAAGAACGTGACCGTCGTTGGCGTGAAGAGGTGGTGAGCACCTTGGCGAAGCATGCCGAACCGATTAGCGGCATGCTTGCGTTCTTCGATTTGTATGAGCGCTTTCTGATGCACGACAGCGGCCGTGGCTGCGTGTTCGTCAACAGCGCAGCCGAATTCCCATCGTGTAGCCACCCGGTGCGTTTGGCCGTGAGTCGCCATAAGCAAGGGATTCGTGACAACCTCGCTGCACTGGCCATCAAGGCAGGCGTTAGCGACCCGACCTCGGTTGTCGATGGGCTGTTCATCTTGTTAGAAGGCAGTTTTGTCAGCGGCGCCATGGGCGAGACCACAAAGCAGTTCGACACAGCAAGACGCATGGCACTTTGCTGGATCACAGCGCAACGCGAGCAGGAGCAGAGCGCATGA
- a CDS encoding LysR family transcriptional regulator gives MAHRWLPSLSALRAFEAAARHESAKQAAEELNVTATAISHQIRSLEESLGVALFLRKPRQLELTAQGRDLQQTLETAFDSISATVERLSAGPCRQAITLSTTPAIAVRWLVPWVCLLRDSHPDIDLRFHTSHEPVALDGVTADIAIRYGDGRWPGLVAEKLIDNTFVPVCSPLLGLRDVADLPNHPLIHFHARGAASAPIHWASWQKLASVPGLDVSAGLVFSDETHAISAAIGAQGVALMSRQLIEDELREGRLVQPFGPEMPGKPFHLVYPESRRDDPTVLAVREWVMKVPGGLCEVGG, from the coding sequence ATGGCGCACCGCTGGTTACCTTCGCTTTCTGCGCTACGTGCCTTCGAAGCCGCCGCCCGCCACGAGAGCGCCAAGCAGGCCGCCGAGGAGTTGAATGTCACCGCTACGGCCATCAGTCACCAGATTCGCTCGCTGGAAGAATCCCTCGGCGTGGCGCTGTTTCTGCGCAAACCCCGGCAGCTGGAACTCACCGCCCAAGGCCGTGACCTGCAGCAGACGCTGGAGACCGCGTTCGACAGCATCAGCGCCACGGTCGAACGCCTTAGTGCGGGGCCGTGCCGGCAGGCGATCACCCTCAGCACCACGCCGGCTATTGCCGTGCGCTGGCTGGTGCCCTGGGTCTGCCTGCTGCGCGATTCGCATCCCGATATCGACCTGCGCTTCCACACCTCGCACGAGCCGGTAGCGCTGGATGGCGTTACGGCGGATATCGCCATCCGCTACGGCGACGGGCGCTGGCCAGGGCTGGTGGCCGAGAAGCTGATCGACAACACCTTCGTCCCGGTCTGCAGCCCGCTGTTGGGCCTTCGCGACGTCGCCGACCTGCCCAACCACCCGCTGATCCACTTTCACGCGCGGGGTGCCGCCTCGGCTCCGATTCATTGGGCCTCGTGGCAAAAGCTCGCCAGCGTGCCGGGGCTGGACGTCAGCGCCGGGCTGGTCTTCTCCGACGAGACCCACGCCATCTCAGCCGCCATCGGCGCGCAGGGCGTGGCGCTGATGAGCCGTCAGTTGATCGAAGATGAATTGAGAGAAGGGCGGTTGGTGCAGCCGTTCGGCCCTGAGATGCCGGGCAAGCCGTTTCATCTGGTTTATCCCGAAAGCCGCCGAGATGATCCGACGGTGCTGGCGGTGAGGGAGTGGGTGATGAAGGTGCCGGGTGGGTTGTGTGAAGTGGGGGGTTGA
- a CDS encoding NAD(P)H dehydrogenase, producing MTHLLHLDASARPGFAGKDEHGSHSRNLTHRFVSQWLARRAQDSVTYRDIGQNPPSYISHDWIASSFTPEERREPWMTETLAESDQLVDELIAADVLVIGTPLYNFGMPAALKAWIDLIVRPGRTVDVDETKLPEPYVPLLADRPRHAVILSARGGIGFGPGGEMAHMNHLEPNLVTALNFIGITRIHQIAIEGQETGGDVLAASVAEALRQVNVLVAELQGTLDATPLSQPYERQAEAC from the coding sequence ATGACGCACCTTCTGCACCTCGACGCCAGCGCCCGCCCCGGCTTTGCCGGCAAAGACGAGCACGGCTCCCACAGCCGTAATCTCACCCACCGTTTCGTCAGCCAGTGGCTGGCCCGCCGCGCGCAGGACAGCGTGACCTACCGGGACATCGGACAGAACCCGCCCTCTTACATCAGCCATGACTGGATCGCCTCCAGTTTCACGCCGGAAGAACGCCGTGAGCCTTGGATGACGGAAACATTGGCGGAAAGCGACCAGTTGGTCGATGAGCTGATCGCCGCCGATGTATTGGTCATCGGCACGCCGCTTTACAACTTCGGCATGCCCGCCGCGCTGAAGGCCTGGATTGACCTGATCGTGCGGCCGGGCCGGACGGTCGATGTCGACGAAACCAAACTACCTGAACCTTACGTACCCTTGCTGGCGGACCGACCACGGCATGCGGTCATCCTCAGCGCAAGGGGTGGCATCGGCTTCGGCCCCGGCGGCGAGATGGCGCACATGAACCACCTGGAGCCGAACCTGGTGACCGCTCTTAATTTCATCGGCATCACCCGCATCCACCAAATTGCCATCGAAGGGCAGGAAACAGGCGGCGACGTGTTGGCGGCCTCTGTGGCCGAGGCGTTGCGTCAGGTGAATGTGTTAGTGGCGGAGCTACAGGGGACGCTTGACGCGACGCCTCTGAGTCAGCCCTACGAACGACAGGCTGAGGCTTGCTGA